Genomic window (Dehalococcoidales bacterium):
CTGCTCAAGGCGATAAAGGATCTCCAGCCCACCTGCTACGCTATCGCCTTTGACACCAAGGCCCCCACCTTCCGGCATCAGATGTTTGAGCAGTATAAGGCGCACCGCCCACCTACAGCCGATGAGCTGGTCAAACAGCTGGGGCGGGTGAGGCAACTGGTCGAAGCCTTTAACATTCCTATCTTTGAGCTTGATGGCTACGAGGCTGATGATATTCTGGGCGCTCTCAGCCGCCAGGCCAGCGAGCAGGACATCGACACCATTATCGTCACCGGCGATGCCGATACCATGCAACTGGTATCACCCCGGGTAAGGGTGCTCTACCCGAAACCGAGAGGTTCTTTCAGCGACACCATACTCTACGATGAGAAAACCGTGAAGGAGAAATACGGCGTCGAGCCGCGGCAGATTACCGACCTCAAGGCGCTGGTCGGCGACCCTTCGGATAACATCCCCGGCGTCTCCGGCATCGGTGAAAAGACGGCCGTCAAGCTCATCCAGCAGTTCGACTCGGTAGAGGGAATATATGACCATATTGACGAGGTGGCCCCAGCCAAGCTCCAATCCCTGTTGAGGGAGAACGAAAAGATTGCCCGGCAGAGCAAAGAGCTGGCGACTATCGTCACGCAGACCCCGGTAACCCTCGATATGGACAGCTGCCAGCTCAAGCATTATGACCGGAATAAGGTAACCGAGTTTTTCCGGGAGCTTGAGTTTTACAGCCTGCTCGATAAGTTACCCGCTCAGGAAGACCCGACCACTGAACCAATTATGGCAGTAGAAGTTAAGGAGCCGCCCCGGCGGGATTACCGTATCCTTACTATCCCGGCAGCCTTTGACGACCTTCTAGGCAGCCTGTCATCTGCCAGGTCTTTTGCCTTTGACCTGGAGACAACCAGCCTGGATGTGATGTCGGCGCAGCTGGTTGGGATCTCGCTATCTCCGGCGCCGGGAGAGTCTTATTACATCCCGGTCGGCCACGTTGGCTGGGGAGAGCTGGCGCAGCTGCCGCTGGAACGTGTCATCAACGGGCTTAAACCTCTATTTGAGGATAACGCTATCGAAAAATTCGCCCATAATGGTAAGTACGATATGGCCGTGCTGGCCGAGTATGGGGTATCCGTTAATAATCTGAAGTCCGATACCATGATCGCCGCCTACCTGCTCAGTGAGAAATCTTTAGGTTTGAAAGCCCTGGCTTTCAGTCGACTGGGTATCGAAATGACTCCGATTACCGACCTTATCGGTGCTGGCGCCAAACAGCTGTCCATGTCCCAGGTAGAGATAGCCCGCGCCGCTGATTACGCCTGCGCTGATGCTGATATGACCGGCCGGCTGACCGGACTGTTCAGCACCGAGCTTCGTGAGCAGGGTTTGTGGCAGCTGTTCGCCGAGGTTGAGATGCCGCTGATCCCGGTGCTGATTCACATGGAGCG
Coding sequences:
- the polA gene encoding DNA polymerase I, producing the protein MKKPLLVLFDGNGIVHRAFHAFQSTRPLTVPRTGEIVSAVYGFAQMLLKAIKDLQPTCYAIAFDTKAPTFRHQMFEQYKAHRPPTADELVKQLGRVRQLVEAFNIPIFELDGYEADDILGALSRQASEQDIDTIIVTGDADTMQLVSPRVRVLYPKPRGSFSDTILYDEKTVKEKYGVEPRQITDLKALVGDPSDNIPGVSGIGEKTAVKLIQQFDSVEGIYDHIDEVAPAKLQSLLRENEKIARQSKELATIVTQTPVTLDMDSCQLKHYDRNKVTEFFRELEFYSLLDKLPAQEDPTTEPIMAVEVKEPPRRDYRILTIPAAFDDLLGSLSSARSFAFDLETTSLDVMSAQLVGISLSPAPGESYYIPVGHVGWGELAQLPLERVINGLKPLFEDNAIEKFAHNGKYDMAVLAEYGVSVNNLKSDTMIAAYLLSEKSLGLKALAFSRLGIEMTPITDLIGAGAKQLSMSQVEIARAADYACADADMTGRLTGLFSTELREQGLWQLFAEVEMPLIPVLIHMERSGIALDTDLLRQMAHRLGEQLLKLEAEIYNNTGHQFNINSPQQLASVLFEELKLPAQKRKGSYSTGAAVLEELRGTHPIVELILDYRQLAKLKSTYIDALPALINPRTGRLHTSFNQTRTATGRLSSTEPNLQNIPVRGELGKQVREAFIAPPGSRLVSSDYSQIDLRVLAHLSQDPGLLDAFNRDEDIHSATASQLFGVDTSRITADMRRLAKTVNFGVIYGMSGYGLEQATELSREEANRFIAAYFDKYPGVKQYLESTRQQARDKGYVQTLLGRRRTIPEINSANRQIREAAERMAINMPVQGTSADIIKVAMINLYREMVQRRLKSKMLLQVHDELLFEVPEAEMEEMCRLVPRIMSGAMKLSIPLKVDTKTGRNWGEL